AGAGCAGTCctcctgaagtgttgggcacatatcagttggatgtcctcctaCCGAACAGATTCCACAAACTTTCGCTGCCTCTGTTTTTCCTACAaccatttgacgtacaagagtagttagatcatcaagtcgtctttcaagagaagatacatttacctcattgacatgctgagacgaatggtctaatatattcccaaattgttgtgaattcgacgccatatttgcaattaaattttgggctgcttcaggtgttttgtcagccaatgctccaccactcgctgcatcaatcatatttctctcatttgatagaagtccttcatagaaatattgaataagcagtTGGTCACTgatttggtgatgtggacagctcgcacagagttttttaaagcgctcccaatattcgtataaagattCTCCAGTATGCTGCCGAATGCcacagatttctttccttatgctggctgctcttgatgctggaaaaaatttctgcaaaaataatcttttcatctcatgccaagtagtgatacttccagcgggtagataatacaaccaatcttgcgcatcatctttcaaagaaaatggaaaagccctcatcttgatttgttcttcggttactccattcggtttcattccggtgcacaccacatgaaattcttttaaatgtttatgaggatcttcacctgcagaaccacgaaaaataggtaaaagatgaattagtccagatttCAATTCGAAggtagtattaacatctaaatttggaaaagtaatgcagtgtggttgttgatttaaatttggagcagcaagctctcgtaaagtctgattttcagccatgttttcctctgtttcgtgaACTGATTTGTGTGCTTGCAGTCTCTTTTtcgcttcttttctcagcccttttgcagtcttttcaatttctggatcaaactgtaaactagcttatttcaaagatcgcgtaacgaacatacaaattaaaaactccccggcaacggcgccaaaatttggtacgtgttgtcgttgacacccaaattaaatcctaaattcctgtaacaaaaatgtagtaaaggaaagtagggatcgatccctcgaagagccttgattagtacgtcgttacaaataatcgaaacaaagaaataaaaggggggttttgatcggaatgcaaattataatagaaaacaataaataaaaattcaacaaaataatctaaaaggaataaatcgatttaacaaaccttggtcttcggtcacttCCACCaatggaactacgattgatcatcgaaacaaaatatcaaattaattaattgaatattcgttgtggtattaaattaacctgtccttccttacgattagttaaccaaaaacatgtattccaatcaacccttattgattaataattcggatacgatctcaaatttaattaaacaatagcattacgaattagaaagaccaacgaagcaagacaacacaaacgtacgacgttgcatttaatctagttgattattttcctaggattaaagtttctgacgcagcaaacgataaacctagttgccacttcgattaggtggattgaacaattacggattcagcacctaaactagcaatagattatattaattgataaactaattgcgcatcttagaaatcaaccaacacaatcatgaaatataattcagaaagataaccaatactaaaaaaattaaaagatgcattaaagaacaaaaataaatctcacaatcattgtagttccatggtttcagatcccttcaaccaagataaattactcagccactgtagaacatGTTTTGCTCTCTCATTCTCTCTCTACAATGgatgataattctcaaataaaaataagaatatatatatattatcttcctactaaaaatctagaaattgaaatcaatcctaatctcctaaacCAATCAAgtaaagtgatacatatcttcccaaaaagaaaggaaaagatatgtatttttaatatatatccttcttcctaaaatctccttccttatctagctcaattaatcctcttttccagctggtgattatccctttccttggaagcaaatcttaatattttatggactcttgcaacagatctggacgttcagatctgctttccgaattctgctctcatctttcacgtgcccacgcctagtctgcattacgaaaatttccagtttaatatatctgctccagtttttcctctttttggccctatttattccaaaattgctcaaagcttcctaaaagcaaaaagataagcaattccattagattaaatcaaatttccacacaacacaagggaattataaatcaaaatagtaacaattattgGCCTTATCAATGACAAAATGATTAAGGTGATGTCCGAGAAGCTGCAGGAGCTTATAGAAAAGATGatcagagaagaagatgaaaagatcttTTGTCTTATTGTTGACAAATGTGCTGGGTTTACTATTCCAGGCTCTCCAGCGGCAGAGAAGATGAAAATTAGAAAGGTTGCCTTTTGGCCTGCAGCAGCTGCAACTCTGGCCTTGATTTACAATATTCCGAAGCTGATTGATGATGGAATTATAGACACGGATGGTAAGAGTTCGATTTCCTTACTCATTTTAATTCTTGTTTCAACAATTCAATGCAAGTCACTTTTCAGAATCCACATGTTGAAACATAAACTTTATTTCAGGAATCCGATCAAGAAACAGATTATTCAATTGGCGCAAAACATGCCCAAAATTGACTGCGAAGAGCTTATTTGGACTAGCTTGGGCGGTGAGGACTTGGCCTCCCGGAAGAGAATGTTTGAGGTTCTAAAGAATTATATTGAAGCAGGAAAAGAAGAGGATTACCTAATCTGCAACTCAGCATATGACCTTGAACCTGGGGCTTTTACCTTGGTTCCTAATATTCTTCCAATAGGACCTCTTTTGGCAAGCAACCGTCGAGGAAATTCAGCAGGATCCTTCTGGCTAGAAGACTCAACTTGTTTGAAATGGCTTGATCAACAGCAACCCAACTCAGTCATTTATGTTGCATTTGGTAGCGTCACAGTTCTAGACAAGACCCAATTCCAGGAGCTGGCACTGGGACTTGAACTAAGCAACAGGCCATTCCTGTGGGTTGTGAGGCCAGACATGACTGATGAACCAAATGAAGCCTATCCAGAAGGGTTTCAGGACAGGGTGGCTGGTTACAGCCGAATGGTGGGTTGGGCACCTCAACAGAGGGTTTTAAGTCATCCTTCCACCGCCTGCTTCTTTAGCCATTGTGGTTGGAATTCCACCTTGGAAGGTGTAAGCAATGGGGTTCCTTTCTTGTGTTGGCCATACAATGCTGATCAGTTCACCAATGAGAGCTATATTTGTGATGTTTGGAAGGTGGGATTGAAGTTCAACAAAAACGAAAACGGGATCATCACACGAGAAGAAATCAAGAGCAAGGTGGATCAGGTGCTTGGTGATGAAAGTTTTAAAGCAAGAGCTCTAGAACTTCAGGAATCTGCTTTGAAAAGTGTCAAAGAAGGAGGTCAATCTCACAGGaattttaagaatttcattGAATGGATCAAGGCATAGACTCCTAGTAGGAGACTCGGATCAAGAGTATTTAGAAAATATGTAAGAAAGCTtccaaaatattgtaaaattttctaatatgatTAATTCTAATCATTCAATCTATCAAATTCGTATGAATTTAGATTGTTAGATCTACTTATAAACTCATgtataaattgttttatttcaagAGTGATTTTGAGAGCTTCAATAATACAAGAAAGTTTTTTCTGTTTCTAAGTTAttctgttctttttattttcttcagtACTGTATGTTATTAAATTTGTCTTCTGTCAATTGCTGTTGTTTGTGCTTTAAGGTCGCACAGACTCTATATTTGTGATAGAAATATTGTTCCTGACATTGATGTTACACGAGGAATTTAATGgcaatcttttttttcttctatcatgtgttaaaaataatatgatatatcacCTTCttattaggtgattttgaattagagatgaACAACACCCAATTACTTAACCAGCAACACTTAACCAGGTCTCGCAAGAGAAGTGGGAGGAGCTGAGAAGATGAAACTCAGTCGAGTTAATTTTTGTCCTGCATCAGAAGCTATCCAGGCCTTGTCCTACCTGGTTCACCCTTCTTCCATTCAGCAAGCCCGCCAAAAGAAGGTCTGTGAAAGTAGAAGCAAGGAACTGATTGCCCTCAGGCTGAATGCCCCTGTAGGGGAATGCACTTTAGCTTGATTAGCAAGAAAAGTCTATAGCAATAAAGATTCTTGGAGAGAAcctggaaaaaaaaaggaacgGAGAGCAATAGACTGGAGGAGTTACCCTCCCAAAGTTCATAAATGACGGAATCATTGACAAGGTAAGATAGAGAATAGTGTTAGGGAATATACAGAAAAAGAATAAAGTATGAAATCAAATACTCATTTCAGGAACTCCAGTGAAAAAGCAGATGATTCAGTTGGTTCCAGGCTTATGCAACTCAACAATGGACCTTGAACCTGCAGCATTCACCTGCTTCCTGGATTTCTTCCAATGGGACCATTTTTGGCCAGCAACCGCCAGGGAAATTCAGAAGGAAACTTCTGGCCAGAAGACTCAGCTTGCTTGAAATGGCTCCACCAGAAGCTACCCCAATCAGTCATTTATGTTGCATTTGGGAGCTTGACAGTCCTTGACCATCTACAATTCCAGGAGTTAGCTCCAGGACTTGAACTCACCGACAGACAATTCCTGTGGGTTGTATTTTTACTAAcaaatcttttaatcaaatataaaatttaggcCAAGCCACAGCCATTGTCCACAGATTCCTCATTTAAACATTTCTTACAAAACAAAGAAGTGATTCTTAAGAACATTCTTTAAATCCTAATAGCTTATCATTGTTTATTCATTCTAATGTTGATTACATCATTTTTATAAGCAACTCGCCTTTACTGTAATTATACACCATTAATAACTATGTATTCTAAATGGCTGTGTTTTATCGGATTATCTAAATCCAAAAAGTACAACTTCGGAAGATGAATTTTCAAGGAGATCTGTGGTGGTCTAGGGAGGTGCGTTTCTATGTTTCCGAAACATTTTGGAAACTAAAATGGCCCAAAATTGGTACAAAACGTTTCAAGCCGTTTTGGAAATTATCAAGAAATTTGAAACGCATTTCCTTTCTAGAATGTGATTCTTTAACATTTTAAGTGAATCCTTCGACTTCTTCGCGCAGCCAGAACCTTCAAACCTCATCTTTCAGATTTGTCTCCGGCAGTCGAAGCTTCTCTCCTCTCCGACATGTTAAAACTCATTTTATCTCCATCTCTAGCCTCTCCAACTATCCACGACTCagcaaacactcaaaaaaatggGTTTTGGCAGACAATTTAGAGCAATCACCACTCACCTGTCGgtgatattgttttgtcatCTGCAGTGCAGCAACTACGGAAAATCATCTCCTTTCCggttagtaaattttaattggTTACTTACTATTGGTTTTACTTTTTCTGTATTCAATGTATTGTTGCTCTTGCTCGATTGAAGGATATGTCATTATCTGTATTGGACTTCTTTATTCTTGCTCGAGCATTGCTATGACAGTCCCCACAGTTTTTGCATTTAGCATTGACAGTTTTTCGGAACAAACTTAGTATTGGACTATTGGTTTTTCTGTATTGTTTCTTCTTCTGCATCATGATTTGTTACAGTAGTTTATTTAACTAATCACTGAAATATGTAGACAATGTTTCCAAATTTTCAGCTGTTTTCGTTGTTTAAGTTGTTTTCCTAATTTTTGAGAAACTTAAGTTTTCGTTTCCACATATCCGTTCCCGTGCTACATAGGTGGTGGTTCTCATGTGGGGTGCGGAGCTTAGCCCCCATGGTATGAACCTATTTGAATGCATTTAAATGCAGTGATTAGGACATTATCCGCTTATTAGTCTAGTCAAACATAGATGGTACAAGTTGTAGACTCGAGAAATCACTATAGTGTAGGTACGAAATGTTGTGGAAATGTGACTTGTGAGTACACATGTAAATAATATGACACTacggtttatatatataaaagttgtagTGAATATAAAGAGAAGGTTGTGCCACAAAATAGAGTGAGCTAATATTCAGAGCAAAGAcagagagagaaaagacaagATACTTGACATATGTACTCGCAAATTGCAAGTTCACGGTATGCCAGTTGCACCTGTTTTACACGCAGGTCTCCACTAGCACCACAGGTCTCTTTGAAAATCCATATCTCAAATCCGCAGTTACTAGATTTAGATAACTTCTATTCTGAATTCGGATCACTACTGTACAGCACCTTTCATGGTGGAATTCCAACCATAATGGCTTACGAAACAGCCAACAGAAGGGTGACTCAGTCCACTAAATTTAGCCCTCCCAAGGCAagggaattttatttttaattctgaGGATTTGTAAGAAGTCTTCTATATATTCTATGAGCCAACTAAGTTTCATCAGTATGCACAGCAATAAGCAAACTAAAAAAACTGTCAATAATCTTTGTAAATGTCAAAAATCTCACAATGAATAAGAGTCAATATAAACTCATTGTCTCCTTCTCTCTCCTAAGACAccttttaacatttaaaactGTGAGACTAACGAAAGTCAAAATAGACAATAACTCACAGCTTTAAATAGTCATTACGTGTTGATGGAGGCAACATCAACAGCTCCTCAACTAAGATTATGTTAATGCCAAAAATCTTATATCATACCAGAATTAAGAGTCTTGTGTCAATATAAGACCATTGTGGGGCAAAATCGTGAGACCAAAACCAAGACCAAAGTGGATAATACCTCACTACTTGAAGTGACCTGTTATTTACGGTTCAAGACAAATCAACAATCTTGCATGAGAATGACATTGGACTTATATACTTGCAATGGGCAGAATAAAGACATAAGCATAAACCAAACCATTGCAATCAAGTCAATAAAGACAATAACTAAACAACAACAAATCGCTTAAACACTAGAAACCAGATTGGGAGATCCCCCCTTTGGTTCTCACTAGCTTTcaataaacaagaaaacaataaatCCAGTATTAGCTTCTCAGTCCTTCCTCCAATATCTCCTGTAAATCAACTTGTTCTGTGCTGCACAATACAGAATGTCGAACTCATTTGGcatcaataaaatattgaatggAACGTGGGAGAATAGACGGGAAGCTTGAGGAGCCTGGAAAGTGATAAAGATCACCTGTGTAACTGCAGTGATTTGGGTTACAAAACTCAAAAGCAAAATAATGATgatgtgtgtccaaagtggacaacaATTGGTCGGCCTATTAGACCAAAGATGAAACAAAAACTCTGTGAGGATCAGTATGGGCCTAAACCAGGATGATCAGATGGTTTTGAGATTGGAATGCAATAAGCTCAAGGCCAAAACATGGTAAGTTGAGTGTTGTTGTATGTGATAATTACTGCGACTAATCAGCTTATTGCTCTAAGAATCTCATTCTAAATGCCAGAAACACTGGCATTGACATCAATCAACTCTCATGTAGATTCATTAATCTAGTAATTAAAGAAAGAGTAAACAAATATGGTTAAACTTTGATTAACCCCATGAACCAAaacttagtttgatttgatgttCTGGACCCATGAACAAGACACCCCCTGAATAAGTAAGAAGCCAAGCTGATGTCAATATGGCAACAAGTTGAGTACTGGAATTGGCGATCATTTCAGTTATGAGATGCGACGTCCACAGGTTCCTGCTGCCTGGTCAGTAGGCGAGGGTTCCGCTTCTTGGAGAGTGGACAGGTTAAGGGACAATGCTCCAGCCCGAAAGCTATTTGGGCATAACCTATGAAAAGTCATTTGAggatttcttttaaaaataagaatccTATAAGGGTTTGTCTAAGAAATAAGAGTCATGCTTTCTCTTAAAGATaagtatcatattatataaactcACTATTCTCTTGTATGAGTAATATAGTCATTTATTAGCAAATACTTTCATTATAACAAGAGAGCTGAGGAGATACTGAAATAATATTGACTCTTTTAGATGGAACCATGTTTTGGATGATCCAAAATAAATTGCACATTATTTCTCTTtactatttgtatatatttgtttgtcTTATTGATTCTATGCACTCTAATTCATTCAGTATGATCTTTCACAAAGAAAACTTAACCGAATGTGACcatgaaaaacaagagaaatagATGAAACTGCGGCAATATCACTATAGCAGCAGCATAAACACAAAAGTATAAAGCAAACAATGGCAATTAAGTTAGTAACAAAAGGACAAGTGCAACAAATGACTTGATCAAAACTAGAATTAGATTAGGAGATTCCCCACTTGAATCTTCAAAAAACATCAATGAACAAGAAGACAACAAATATTTAGCATTGGCTTCTCAGCCTTTCCTCCAATGTTCCCTATAAAAGAAACATGAACTTGCATTCAGAAACTACCATTAATTCATCAGCTGAATCTCTGAGGAGTTTTATTAAAACCTACTAACAGAAACAATGTGCAGCCCTCATGTTGTTGCTCTCCCTTATCCTGCACAAGGCCATGTGATTCCTTTACTGGAGCTCTCACAATGCTTGGTTAAACATGGCTTCAGAGTCACATTTGTGAACACAGAGTTCAATCACAAGAGGGTCTTGAATGCATTAGCAGAAAAGCATGCTATAGGTGATCAAATCCATCTAGTGTCGATCCCGGATGGATTGGAATTAGATGAGAATAGAAATGACTTGGGGAAGTTATCTGAAGCAATGCTCCGCGTCATGCCTGGAAAGCTGGAGAAGCTTATTGCAGATATCAACTTAGTAAAAGATGATAAAGTTACTTGTCTTATTGCTGATGGGAGTGCAGCATGGGCCATTGAACTAGCagaaaagatgaaaatcaaGAGGGTTGCCTTTTGGCCTCCAGC
The genomic region above belongs to Mangifera indica cultivar Alphonso chromosome 15, CATAS_Mindica_2.1, whole genome shotgun sequence and contains:
- the LOC123197239 gene encoding UDP-glycosyltransferase 83A1-like isoform X1, yielding MPKIDCEELIWTSLGGEDLASRKRMFEVLKNYIEAGKEEDYLICNSAYDLEPGAFTLVPNILPIGPLLASNRRGNSAGSFWLEDSTCLKWLDQQQPNSVIYVAFGSVTVLDKTQFQELALGLELSNRPFLWVVRPDMTDEPNEAYPEGFQDRVAGYSRMVGWAPQQRVLSHPSTACFFSHCGWNSTLEGVSNGVPFLCWPYNADQFTNESYICDVWKVGLKFNKNENGIITREEIKSKVDQVLGDESFKARALELQESALKSVKEGGQSHRNFKNFIEWIKA
- the LOC123197239 gene encoding UDP-glycosyltransferase 83A1-like isoform X2 → MPEIDCTKLIWTSVGGKDLASQKRMFEIIKNNIEVGKAADYLICNSAYDLEPGAFTLVPNILPIGPLLASNRRGNSAGSFWLEDSTCLKWLDQQQPNSVIYVAFGSVTVLDKTQFQELALGLELSNRPFLWVVRPDMTDEPNEAYPEGFQDRVAGYSRMVGWAPQQRVLSHPSTACFFSHCGWNSTLEGVSNGVPFLCWPYNADQFTNESYICDVWKVGLKFNKNENGIITREEIKSKVDQVLGDESFKARALELQESALKSVKEGGQSHRNFKNFIEWIKA